In the Hordeum vulgare subsp. vulgare chromosome 7H, MorexV3_pseudomolecules_assembly, whole genome shotgun sequence genome, one interval contains:
- the LOC123411906 gene encoding protein ALTERED XYLOGLUCAN 4-like, translating into MGTNFSQNHHLQNTHFSLPRKQFLAYALYALVPLALLHYLLFNPLAAPTPPVLAQPQVREAAPSIVPPQRGRAPVNALEEQLPPPPPDRGGQLLGKTQGGEVSAPASPPCDYSDGEWVPDARPPLYNGTSCGTIKDGQNCMAHGRPDTGYLHWRWRPRRCGLPAFSPDVFLRWLRNRHLAFVGDSLARNQGESLLCLLASRSRPDLVYRDGEENRFRRWVFREHNATVSIFWSPLLVRVAEKAEHARVRHNNVFLDEFDERWMSRLGGIDAAVLSVGHWFLIPGVYHDGGRVVGCHDCADLNLTETAFFGVFKESVRRTLAEVARRHGADRKVVAVTTFTPAHFEGDWDKAGACPRRHPYREDEKELGYTENEMRKTVLEAVVAANANASAGPLRFAALDVTKLANLRPDGHPGPYMRSDPFAGGPDARVQNDCVHWCMPGPIDTFNEILLQTIAG; encoded by the exons ATGGGCACCAATTTCTCGCAGAACCACCACCTCCAGAACACCCACTTCTCGCTCCCCAGGAAGCAATTCCTGGCCTACGCCCTCTACGCCCTTGTCCCCCTCGCGCTCCTCCATTACCTGCTCTTCAACCCGCTGGCCGCGCCCACACCGCCGGTCCTGGCCCAGCCGCAGGTGCGAGAGGCGGCGCCGTCCATCGTCCCGCCCCAGCGCGGCCGCGCGCCCGTGAATGCGCTTGAGGAGCAGCTGCCCCCGCCCCCTCCCGACCGAGGGGGCCAACTGTTGGGGAAAACTCAAG GCGGAGAAGTGTCGGCGCCCGCGTCGCCGCCGTGCGACTACTCGGACGGCGAGTGGGTGCCGGACGCGCGCCCGCCGCTCTACAACGGGACGAGCTGCGGCACCATAAAGGACGGCCAGAACTGCATGGCGCACGGCCGCCCGGACACCGGGTACCTCCACTGGCGGTGGCGGCCGCGGCGGTGCGGCCTCCCCGCCTTCTCCCCGGACGTGTTCCTCCGCTGGCTCCGCAACAGGCACCTGGCCTTCGTGGGCGACTCGCTGGCGCGCAACCAGGGCGAGTCGCTGCTCTGCCTCCTCGCCTCCCGCTCCCGCCCGGACCTCGtgtaccgggacggcgaggagaacaggTTCCGGCGCTGGGTCTTCCGGGAGCACAACGCCACCGTCTCCATCTTCTGGTCGCCGCTCCTGGTGAGGGTCGCCGAGAAGGCGGAGCACGCCCGCGTGCGCCACAACAACGTGTTCCTCGACGAGTTCGACGAGCGGTGGATGTCGCGGCTGGGCGGGATCGACGCCGCCGTCCTGTCCGTCGGGCACTGGTTCCTCATCCCCGGCGTCTACCACGACGGCGGCAGGGTCGTGGGCTGCCACGACTGCGCCGACCTCAACCTCACCGAGACGGCCTTCTTCGGCGTGTTCAAGGAGTCCGTGCGCCGCACGCTCGCCGAGGTCGCCCGGCGGCACGGCGCCGACAGGAAGGTGGTCGCGGTCACCACGTTCACGCCGGCGCACTTCGAGGGGGACTGGGACAAGGCCGGCGCGTGCCCCAGGAGACACCCATAcagggaggacgagaaggagctgggCTACACGGAGAACGAGATGAGGAAGACCGTGCTGGAGGCGGTGGTGGCCGCCAACGCCAATGCCAGCGCCGGCCCACTGCGGTTCGCGGCGCTCGACGTGACGAAGCTGGCCAACCTGCGGCCGGACGGCCACCCGGGGCCGTACATGCGCAGCGACCCGTTCGCCGGCGGCCCCGACGCGCGGGTGCAGAACGACTGCGTGCACTGGTGCATGCCCGGCCCGATCGACACGTTCAACGAGATCCTGCTGCAGACCATCGCGGGGTGA